The following proteins come from a genomic window of Emys orbicularis isolate rEmyOrb1 chromosome 9, rEmyOrb1.hap1, whole genome shotgun sequence:
- the IRS1 gene encoding insulin receptor substrate 1 isoform X2 — protein sequence MASPTDNNEGFFSDVRKVGYLRKPKSMHKRFFVLRAASESGPARLEYYENEKKWRHKSGAPKRSIPLESCFNINKRADSKNKHLVALYTKDEHFAIAADSEPEQESWYQALLQLHNRAKGHHHLHHHRHHHHHSDVSFGGGSAGLGEAGDDSYGEVVPGPAFKEVWQVILKPKGLGQTKNLIGIYRLCLTNKTISFVKLNSDAAAVVLQLLNIRRCGHSENFFFIEVGRSAVTGPGEFWMQVDDSVVAQNMHETILEAMRAMSEEFRPRSKSQSSSNCSNPISVPLRSRHHVNNPPPSQVGLSRRSRTESVTATSPAGGGGGGGGGTGGKPSSFRVRASSDGEGTMSRPASVDGSPVSPSANRTHSHRHRGNSRLHPPLNHSRSIPMPSSRCSPSATSPVSLSSSSTSGHGSTSDCLFPRRSSASVSGSPSDGGFISSDEYGSSPCDFRSSFRSVTPDSLGHTPPARGDEELNNYICMGGKAALSCSLAAPNGHFIPRSCHPQHQQCRYPGTPCCPRSGGEEVTDLEKGFRKRTHSAGTSPTISHQKTPSQSSVASIEEYTEMLPSYPCGGNRLPSYRHSAFVPTHSYPEEHLEMHHLEGNHHRTNSTPHTDEGYMPMSPGVAPVPSSGGTPKGGDYMPMSPKSVSAPQQIINPGRGGRHAQAMVDSNGYMMMSPSGSCSPDGGPAGYGKMWTNGAGHHPKLSVESSEGKLPCSGSDYINMSPASGSATSTPPDCYFGPAEPPHKPIYSYFSLPRSFKHVQRRAAEDSGPQLRISLSSGRLLYAAEDSSSSTSSDSLGGGGGQEGAGGPYQAQPPQQQPTRQAAAQSRSRLTRPTRLSLDGPKASTLPRAREQPPLLLPPEPKSPGEYVNIEFVASDKPAFPSAARPRGDEGSEYMNMELGPPRAACQAGFAAVRAAAAARPGRGAAALSSRDYVTMEQGGGVGGPCPGCADPPSPALLLNYADMRTGRGVPENPPAAPASAQAQPPAELAAAPPRSSSLMGGPGVNSAFTRVSLSPSPGRNQSAKVIRADPQGGRRRHSSETFSSTPSNARGTAGSGGLNAPLLYGAGGAGGAEEVKRHSSASFENVWLRPASGELGAAARREQQPLGAGGGFENGLNYIDLDLVKDFNQRRQHPHHPQEGTSVLGGRQPPPPKAPNQPCGSSHSSDDLSAYASISFQRREDV from the exons ATGGCTAGCCCCACGGATAATAATGAGGGCTTCTTCTCAGATGTCAGGAAGGTGGGTTACTTGCGCAAACCCAAGAGCATGCATAAACGCTTCTTCGTGCTGAGGGCAGCCAGCGAGTCAGGACCTGCCCGGCTGGAGTACTATGAGAATGAGAAGAAATGGAGACATAAGTCAGGAGCCCCCAAGCGTTCCATCCCACTGGAGAGCTGTTTCAACATCAACAAACGGGCAGACTCCAAGAACAAGCACCTGGTGGCCCTCTATACCAAGGACGAGCACTTTGCCATTGCAGCTGACAGCGAGCCTGAGCAGGAGAGCTGGTACCAAGCCTTGCTGCAGTTGCACAATCGGGCCAAaggccaccaccacctccatcaTCAtcgtcaccaccaccaccacagtgaTGTCTCCTTTGGGGGTggcagtgcagggctgggggaggcaggtgaCGATAGCTATGGCGAGGTGGTCCCTGGCCCGGCTTTCAAGGAGGTTTGGCAAGTGATCCTGAAACCTAAAGGTCTGGGCCAGACCAAGAACCTGATCGGCATCTACCGCCTGTGCCTGACCAACAAAACCATCAGCTTTGTGAAGCTGAACTCAGATGCAGCTGCTGTGGTACTGCAGCTGCTCAACATCCGCCGCTGTGGCCACTCAGAGAACTTCTTTTTCATAGAGGTTGGGCGTTCAGCGGTGACTGGGCCTGGTGAGTTCTGGATGCAGGTGGATGATTCAGTGGTGGCACAGAACATGCATGAGACCATCCTGGAAGCCATGCGGGCCATGAGTGAGGAATTCCGGCCCCGCAGCAAGAGCCAGTCCTCTTCCAACTGCTCCAATCCCATCTCTGTGCCCCTCCGCAGCAGACACCATGTCAAcaaccccccacccagccaggTGGGGCTCAGTCGCAGGTCCAGGACTGAGAGTGTGACTGCTACCTcccctgctgggggtggtggtggtggaggaggaggaacaggggGCAAACCCAGCTCTTTCCGAGTCCGAGCCTCTAGTGATGGGGAAGGAACTATGTCCAGGCCTGCCTCTGTGGATGGCAGCCCAGTAAGTCCCAGTGCCAACCGGACCCACTCACATCGGCACCGTGGCAACTCCAGGCTTCACCCTCCACTCAACCACAGTCGCTCCATCCCAATGCCTTCTTCACGCTGTTCCCCTTCAGCCACCAGCCCAGTCAGCCTGTCATCCAGCAGCACCAGTGGCCATGGCTCCACCTCAGACTGCCTCTTCCCACGCAGGTCCAGTGCTTCGGTATCAGGCTCCCCCAGTGATGGTGGTTTCATCTCCTCGGACGAATATGGCTCCAGCCCCTGCGATTTCCGCAGCTCTTTTCGCAGTGTGACTCCAGACTCTCTGGGTCACACCCCGCCAGCACGGGGGGATGAGGAGCTCAACAATTACATTTGTATGGGGGGCAAGGCTGCCTTGTCCTGCAGCTtggcagctcccaatggccactTCATCCCTCGCAGTTGCCACCCACAGCATCAGCAGTGCCGCTATCCTGGCACCCCATGCTGCCCCCGGAGTGGTGGAGAGGAGGTAActgacctggagaagggcttcaGGAAGCGGACTCACTCTGCAGGCACCTCACCCACCATCTCCCACCAGAAGACACCCTCACAGTCTTCAGTGGCCTCCATTGAGGAGTACACGGAAATGCTGCCTTCCTACCCTTGTGGTGGCAACCGGCTGCCCTCCTACCGGCACTCTGCCTTTGTGCCCACTCACTCCTATCCTGAGGAGCATTTGGAGATGCACCACTTGGAGGGCAACCACCACCGGACCAACTCCACCCCACACACTGATGAAGGCTACATGCCAATGTCGCCTGGGGTGGCCCCTGTGCCCAGCAGTGGTGGCACTCCCAAAGGTGGTGACTATATGCCCATGAGCCCCAAGAGTGTGTCAGCCCCACAGCAGATCATCAACCCTGGCAGGGGGGGTCGCCACGCCCAAGCCATGGTGGACTCCAATGGGTACATGATGATGTCCCCTAGTGGCAGCTGTTCGCCTGACGGTGGTCCCGCCGGCTATGGCAAAATGTGGACTAATGGGGCTGGCCACCACCCAAAGCTCTCGGTAGAGAGCAGCGAAGGGAAGCTCCCATGCAGCGGCAGTGACTACATCAACATGTCCCCAGCCAGCGGCTCCGCCACCAGCACCCCCCCGGACTGCTACTTC GGCCCGGCCGAGCCCCCACACAAGCCCATCTACTCCTACTTCTCCCTGCCGCGCTCCTTCAAACACGTGCAGCGCAGGGCAGCGGAGGACAGCGGCCCCCAGCTGCGCATCTCCCTCAGCTCCGGCCGCTTGCTCTACGCCGCGGAGGACTCGTCCTCTTCCACCAGCAGCGACAGCCTCGGGGGAGGCGGGGGCCAAGAGGGCGCCGGAGGTCCCTACCAGGCGCAGCCCCCGCAGCAGCAGCCTACCCGTCAGGCGGCCGCGCAGAGCAGGAGCCGTCTGACCAGACCCACCCGCTTGTCCCTGGACGGCCCCAAGGCCAGCACCCTGCCGCGGGCGCGGGAGcagcccccactgctgctgccgcCGGAGCCCAAGAGCCCCGGCGAGTACGTGAACATTGAGTTCGTGGCCAGTGACAAGCCGGCTTTCCCGTCGGCCGCGCGGCCCCGAGGGGATGAAGGCTCCGAGTACATGAACATGGAGCTGGGGCCGCCGCGGGCTGCCTGCCAAGCCGGCTTCGCAGCCGTACGGGCGGCAGCTGCGGCCCGGCCAGGCCGAGGAGCTGCTGCCCTCAGCAGCCGGGACTATGTGACTATGGAACAGGGGGGTGGTGTCGGGGGGCCCTGCCCGGGCTGCGccgaccccccgtcccccgcgctCTTGCTCAACTACGCCGACATGCGGACGGGCCGCGGCGTCCCGGAgaacccccctgctgcccctgcctccgCCCAGGCGCAGCCGCCGGCCGAACTGGCAGCGGCGCCACCGCGCTCCTCCTCCCTGATGGGAGGCCCGGGGGTGAACAGCGCCTTCACCCGCgtcagcctcagccccagccccggccgcaATCAGAGCGCCAAAGTGATCCGCGCCGACCCGCAGGGGGGCCGCCGGCGGCACAGCTCCGAGactttctcctccacccccagcaaCGCCCGCGGCACGGCGGGCAGCGGCGGCCTCAACGCGCCCTTGCTCTACGGGGCGGGTGGTGCGGGGGGCGCGGAGGAGGTGAAACGCCACAGCTCGGCCTCCTTCGAGAACGTCTGGCTCCGGCCTGCCtcgggggagctgggggcagccgCCAGGAGGGAGCAGCAGCCCCTCGGGGCCGGGGGTGGCTTTGAGAACGGACTCAACTACATCGACCTGGACTTAGTGAAGGATTTTAATCAGCGTCGCCaacacccccaccacccccaggagggcacctctgtgctgggggggaggcagccGCCGCCGCCCAAAGCCCCTAATCAGCCTTGTGGGAGTAGCCACTCTAGCGATGATTTGAGTGCATATGCCAGCATCAGCTTCCAGAGGCGGGAGGACGTCTAA
- the IRS1 gene encoding insulin receptor substrate 1 isoform X1, whose amino-acid sequence MASPTDNNEGFFSDVRKVGYLRKPKSMHKRFFVLRAASESGPARLEYYENEKKWRHKSGAPKRSIPLESCFNINKRADSKNKHLVALYTKDEHFAIAADSEPEQESWYQALLQLHNRAKGHHHLHHHRHHHHHSDVSFGGGSAGLGEAGDDSYGEVVPGPAFKEVWQVILKPKGLGQTKNLIGIYRLCLTNKTISFVKLNSDAAAVVLQLLNIRRCGHSENFFFIEVGRSAVTGPGEFWMQVDDSVVAQNMHETILEAMRAMSEEFRPRSKSQSSSNCSNPISVPLRSRHHVNNPPPSQVGLSRRSRTESVTATSPAGGGGGGGGGTGGKPSSFRVRASSDGEGTMSRPASVDGSPVSPSANRTHSHRHRGNSRLHPPLNHSRSIPMPSSRCSPSATSPVSLSSSSTSGHGSTSDCLFPRRSSASVSGSPSDGGFISSDEYGSSPCDFRSSFRSVTPDSLGHTPPARGDEELNNYICMGGKAALSCSLAAPNGHFIPRSCHPQHQQCRYPGTPCCPRSGGEEVTDLEKGFRKRTHSAGTSPTISHQKTPSQSSVASIEEYTEMLPSYPCGGNRLPSYRHSAFVPTHSYPEEHLEMHHLEGNHHRTNSTPHTDEGYMPMSPGVAPVPSSGGTPKGGDYMPMSPKSVSAPQQIINPGRGGRHAQAMVDSNGYMMMSPSGSCSPDGGPAGYGKMWTNGAGHHPKLSVESSEGKLPCSGSDYINMSPASGSATSTPPDCYFASSEPPGPEEASAQGPAEPPHKPIYSYFSLPRSFKHVQRRAAEDSGPQLRISLSSGRLLYAAEDSSSSTSSDSLGGGGGQEGAGGPYQAQPPQQQPTRQAAAQSRSRLTRPTRLSLDGPKASTLPRAREQPPLLLPPEPKSPGEYVNIEFVASDKPAFPSAARPRGDEGSEYMNMELGPPRAACQAGFAAVRAAAAARPGRGAAALSSRDYVTMEQGGGVGGPCPGCADPPSPALLLNYADMRTGRGVPENPPAAPASAQAQPPAELAAAPPRSSSLMGGPGVNSAFTRVSLSPSPGRNQSAKVIRADPQGGRRRHSSETFSSTPSNARGTAGSGGLNAPLLYGAGGAGGAEEVKRHSSASFENVWLRPASGELGAAARREQQPLGAGGGFENGLNYIDLDLVKDFNQRRQHPHHPQEGTSVLGGRQPPPPKAPNQPCGSSHSSDDLSAYASISFQRREDV is encoded by the coding sequence ATGGCTAGCCCCACGGATAATAATGAGGGCTTCTTCTCAGATGTCAGGAAGGTGGGTTACTTGCGCAAACCCAAGAGCATGCATAAACGCTTCTTCGTGCTGAGGGCAGCCAGCGAGTCAGGACCTGCCCGGCTGGAGTACTATGAGAATGAGAAGAAATGGAGACATAAGTCAGGAGCCCCCAAGCGTTCCATCCCACTGGAGAGCTGTTTCAACATCAACAAACGGGCAGACTCCAAGAACAAGCACCTGGTGGCCCTCTATACCAAGGACGAGCACTTTGCCATTGCAGCTGACAGCGAGCCTGAGCAGGAGAGCTGGTACCAAGCCTTGCTGCAGTTGCACAATCGGGCCAAaggccaccaccacctccatcaTCAtcgtcaccaccaccaccacagtgaTGTCTCCTTTGGGGGTggcagtgcagggctgggggaggcaggtgaCGATAGCTATGGCGAGGTGGTCCCTGGCCCGGCTTTCAAGGAGGTTTGGCAAGTGATCCTGAAACCTAAAGGTCTGGGCCAGACCAAGAACCTGATCGGCATCTACCGCCTGTGCCTGACCAACAAAACCATCAGCTTTGTGAAGCTGAACTCAGATGCAGCTGCTGTGGTACTGCAGCTGCTCAACATCCGCCGCTGTGGCCACTCAGAGAACTTCTTTTTCATAGAGGTTGGGCGTTCAGCGGTGACTGGGCCTGGTGAGTTCTGGATGCAGGTGGATGATTCAGTGGTGGCACAGAACATGCATGAGACCATCCTGGAAGCCATGCGGGCCATGAGTGAGGAATTCCGGCCCCGCAGCAAGAGCCAGTCCTCTTCCAACTGCTCCAATCCCATCTCTGTGCCCCTCCGCAGCAGACACCATGTCAAcaaccccccacccagccaggTGGGGCTCAGTCGCAGGTCCAGGACTGAGAGTGTGACTGCTACCTcccctgctgggggtggtggtggtggaggaggaggaacaggggGCAAACCCAGCTCTTTCCGAGTCCGAGCCTCTAGTGATGGGGAAGGAACTATGTCCAGGCCTGCCTCTGTGGATGGCAGCCCAGTAAGTCCCAGTGCCAACCGGACCCACTCACATCGGCACCGTGGCAACTCCAGGCTTCACCCTCCACTCAACCACAGTCGCTCCATCCCAATGCCTTCTTCACGCTGTTCCCCTTCAGCCACCAGCCCAGTCAGCCTGTCATCCAGCAGCACCAGTGGCCATGGCTCCACCTCAGACTGCCTCTTCCCACGCAGGTCCAGTGCTTCGGTATCAGGCTCCCCCAGTGATGGTGGTTTCATCTCCTCGGACGAATATGGCTCCAGCCCCTGCGATTTCCGCAGCTCTTTTCGCAGTGTGACTCCAGACTCTCTGGGTCACACCCCGCCAGCACGGGGGGATGAGGAGCTCAACAATTACATTTGTATGGGGGGCAAGGCTGCCTTGTCCTGCAGCTtggcagctcccaatggccactTCATCCCTCGCAGTTGCCACCCACAGCATCAGCAGTGCCGCTATCCTGGCACCCCATGCTGCCCCCGGAGTGGTGGAGAGGAGGTAActgacctggagaagggcttcaGGAAGCGGACTCACTCTGCAGGCACCTCACCCACCATCTCCCACCAGAAGACACCCTCACAGTCTTCAGTGGCCTCCATTGAGGAGTACACGGAAATGCTGCCTTCCTACCCTTGTGGTGGCAACCGGCTGCCCTCCTACCGGCACTCTGCCTTTGTGCCCACTCACTCCTATCCTGAGGAGCATTTGGAGATGCACCACTTGGAGGGCAACCACCACCGGACCAACTCCACCCCACACACTGATGAAGGCTACATGCCAATGTCGCCTGGGGTGGCCCCTGTGCCCAGCAGTGGTGGCACTCCCAAAGGTGGTGACTATATGCCCATGAGCCCCAAGAGTGTGTCAGCCCCACAGCAGATCATCAACCCTGGCAGGGGGGGTCGCCACGCCCAAGCCATGGTGGACTCCAATGGGTACATGATGATGTCCCCTAGTGGCAGCTGTTCGCCTGACGGTGGTCCCGCCGGCTATGGCAAAATGTGGACTAATGGGGCTGGCCACCACCCAAAGCTCTCGGTAGAGAGCAGCGAAGGGAAGCTCCCATGCAGCGGCAGTGACTACATCAACATGTCCCCAGCCAGCGGCTCCGCCACCAGCACCCCCCCGGACTGCTACTTCGCCAGCTCGGAGCCGCCGGGCCCGGAGGAGGCCTCGGCGCAGGGCCCGGCCGAGCCCCCACACAAGCCCATCTACTCCTACTTCTCCCTGCCGCGCTCCTTCAAACACGTGCAGCGCAGGGCAGCGGAGGACAGCGGCCCCCAGCTGCGCATCTCCCTCAGCTCCGGCCGCTTGCTCTACGCCGCGGAGGACTCGTCCTCTTCCACCAGCAGCGACAGCCTCGGGGGAGGCGGGGGCCAAGAGGGCGCCGGAGGTCCCTACCAGGCGCAGCCCCCGCAGCAGCAGCCTACCCGTCAGGCGGCCGCGCAGAGCAGGAGCCGTCTGACCAGACCCACCCGCTTGTCCCTGGACGGCCCCAAGGCCAGCACCCTGCCGCGGGCGCGGGAGcagcccccactgctgctgccgcCGGAGCCCAAGAGCCCCGGCGAGTACGTGAACATTGAGTTCGTGGCCAGTGACAAGCCGGCTTTCCCGTCGGCCGCGCGGCCCCGAGGGGATGAAGGCTCCGAGTACATGAACATGGAGCTGGGGCCGCCGCGGGCTGCCTGCCAAGCCGGCTTCGCAGCCGTACGGGCGGCAGCTGCGGCCCGGCCAGGCCGAGGAGCTGCTGCCCTCAGCAGCCGGGACTATGTGACTATGGAACAGGGGGGTGGTGTCGGGGGGCCCTGCCCGGGCTGCGccgaccccccgtcccccgcgctCTTGCTCAACTACGCCGACATGCGGACGGGCCGCGGCGTCCCGGAgaacccccctgctgcccctgcctccgCCCAGGCGCAGCCGCCGGCCGAACTGGCAGCGGCGCCACCGCGCTCCTCCTCCCTGATGGGAGGCCCGGGGGTGAACAGCGCCTTCACCCGCgtcagcctcagccccagccccggccgcaATCAGAGCGCCAAAGTGATCCGCGCCGACCCGCAGGGGGGCCGCCGGCGGCACAGCTCCGAGactttctcctccacccccagcaaCGCCCGCGGCACGGCGGGCAGCGGCGGCCTCAACGCGCCCTTGCTCTACGGGGCGGGTGGTGCGGGGGGCGCGGAGGAGGTGAAACGCCACAGCTCGGCCTCCTTCGAGAACGTCTGGCTCCGGCCTGCCtcgggggagctgggggcagccgCCAGGAGGGAGCAGCAGCCCCTCGGGGCCGGGGGTGGCTTTGAGAACGGACTCAACTACATCGACCTGGACTTAGTGAAGGATTTTAATCAGCGTCGCCaacacccccaccacccccaggagggcacctctgtgctgggggggaggcagccGCCGCCGCCCAAAGCCCCTAATCAGCCTTGTGGGAGTAGCCACTCTAGCGATGATTTGAGTGCATATGCCAGCATCAGCTTCCAGAGGCGGGAGGACGTCTAA